The nucleotide window TACTGGAGCACCGGGGCCAGCTGCTCGGTGAAGTTCTCGTTGTACCAGCCGTTGCGCAGCAGTACGTACGGCAGGCCGGACGCGAGCAGCGCCTTCTCGGTGCCGCGGTGGTCGTCGGCCAGCGCGGCCGTCAGGGAGCCCGGCGCGCTGGTGTACGCGACGAGGGCGGCGCCGGCGGCCTTGGCGGCGTCGATGACGACCTGGTGCTGGGCCACCCGGTCGGAGCCGACCTCGCTGCCGGAGATGAGCAGCACCTTGTCACCGGCGGCTATGACACCGTCGAAGGTCTCGGGGGCGTTGTAGTCGGCGACCGCGATCTTCACCCCGCGCGCCGCGAACCCGGCGGCCTTCTCCGCGCTGCGGACGACGGCCGTGATCTGCTCGGCGGGGACCTTCTCCAGCAGTCCCTCGATGACGAACTTGCCGAGGTTTCCGGTGGCTCCGGTGACGATGATGCTCATGATGAGGACTCCTCCAGGGGGCGGGTGCGTCGCTAACCCTAGGAGGTGCGCTAACTCTGCGAAAGTACCCACTTTGAAGTAAGGTACTGGCATGGGAGTAAGTGCTCAGACGAATGGGACGAGCGGCTCGGCAGGGGCGCGGACGAGCGGACCGGCGACCAGGTACGACATGGACGGCGACGGGATGTGCCCGTACCGCCTCGTCCTGGAGCATGTCACCAGCCGCTGGGGCGTGCTGGTCCTGATCGAGCTGATGGAGCGGCCGTACCGCTTCAGCGAGCTGCGCCGGGCCATCGGCCGCGTCAGCGAGAAGATGCTCACCCAGACCTTGCAGACCCTGGAGCGCGACGGGCTCGTCCACCGCGACGCCAAGCCCGTGATCCCGCCCCGCGTCGACTACTCCCTCACCGACCTCGGCCGTGAGGCCGCCGAGCAGGTGCGCGTACTGGCGACCTGGACCAAGGAGCGCATGGACGACGTGGAGAAGGCGCGGCGGACGTACGACGAGGCCCGCCAGGAACGCGACGAGGCCCGGGTCTCGTAGAACAGAGGCCCGGTTCTCGTGGAACAGAGGCCCGGGTCTCGTAGAACAGGTGAGGACCCGGGCCCCGGGGAGCGGCGGCGGTGCTCAGCCGACGACGGTCCAGGTGTCCCCGCCCGTGAGCAGTGCCGACAGGTCGCCCTTGCCGTTCTGCTCGATGGCCGCGTCGAGCTGGTC belongs to Streptomyces graminofaciens and includes:
- a CDS encoding NAD(P)H-binding protein, producing the protein MSIIVTGATGNLGKFVIEGLLEKVPAEQITAVVRSAEKAAGFAARGVKIAVADYNAPETFDGVIAAGDKVLLISGSEVGSDRVAQHQVVIDAAKAAGAALVAYTSAPGSLTAALADDHRGTEKALLASGLPYVLLRNGWYNENFTEQLAPVLQYNAVTQAAGEGRVSSATRADYAAAAVAVLTGEGHENKTYELGGDVAWGFAEYAAELSRQTGKEIAYNSVSVEAYTGILAGAGLPELLATILAGVDASVEKGELVVDSGDLSRLIGRPTTPIADSIAAALKA
- a CDS encoding winged helix-turn-helix transcriptional regulator, coding for MDGDGMCPYRLVLEHVTSRWGVLVLIELMERPYRFSELRRAIGRVSEKMLTQTLQTLERDGLVHRDAKPVIPPRVDYSLTDLGREAAEQVRVLATWTKERMDDVEKARRTYDEARQERDEARVS